One genomic segment of Pseudomonadota bacterium includes these proteins:
- the pbpG gene encoding D-alanyl-D-alanine endopeptidase: MRRSTAVFASLLAAFSMASGFSASAADKKTPGPGVKSAAALVVDAKSGEVIFEHDAGVVTPIASVTKLMTALVVFDAQQSLDEVIKITADDRWKGKGAFSHLPNGTKLTRRDLLRLALMASENLAARVLARNYPGGIPAFVKTMNLKAKVLGMTHTHFADPSGLSSLNTSTARDLVKLVNAAARQAEIKEFSTLHSHEVRAGKSMLMYRNTNLLIGKDDWTILVQKTGFTNDAGQCLVMQTILDDRVVDMVFLNSFGKLTRTADARRIRKWMAAQKAPELAGGSELAKK, from the coding sequence ATGCGCCGAAGCACGGCCGTTTTCGCGAGCTTGCTCGCAGCGTTTTCGATGGCGTCGGGATTTTCGGCGAGCGCCGCTGACAAAAAGACCCCAGGGCCCGGTGTAAAATCCGCCGCTGCGCTGGTGGTCGACGCGAAAAGCGGCGAGGTGATCTTCGAACACGATGCTGGCGTCGTCACGCCCATCGCCTCCGTCACCAAGCTCATGACCGCACTCGTCGTGTTCGACGCGCAGCAGTCCCTCGACGAAGTCATCAAGATCACCGCCGACGACCGCTGGAAAGGCAAGGGCGCGTTCTCGCATCTGCCGAACGGCACGAAGCTCACGCGGCGCGATCTGCTGCGCCTCGCGCTGATGGCGTCCGAGAACCTCGCCGCACGCGTGCTGGCGCGCAACTATCCGGGCGGCATCCCCGCGTTCGTCAAGACGATGAACCTGAAGGCAAAGGTGCTCGGCATGACGCACACGCACTTCGCCGATCCGTCCGGGCTTTCCAGCCTCAACACCTCGACCGCGCGCGACCTGGTGAAGCTCGTCAACGCCGCCGCGCGCCAGGCCGAGATCAAGGAGTTCTCGACGCTGCATTCGCACGAAGTGCGCGCGGGCAAGAGCATGCTGATGTATCGCAACACGAATCTGCTGATCGGCAAGGATGACTGGACCATCCTCGTGCAGAAGACGGGTTTTACCAACGATGCCGGCCAATGCCTGGTGATGCAGACCATCCTCGACGACCGTGTCGTCGACATGGTGTTCCTGAATTCCTTCGGCAAGCTGACGCGCACCGCAGACGCCCGGCGCATTCGCAAGTGGATGGCGGCACAGAAGGCGCCGGAACTGGCGGGCGGCAGCGAGCTCGCGAAGAAGTAG
- a CDS encoding M12 family metallo-peptidase: MRAVFAIAVGLMSWVVSPGVARAASQMQIKFAEPVTLPAAEGKTQFDAYGRRFALTLESNARLLKAIPAARKASFAQTRVLRGKLDEVPGSWVRLTRVGTRLEGAIWDGNDVYVVASYGSIAGKLTTPFAAAADQTVVYRLSDTLNGLPPEFCGLVDGGGTAAAAGDSGLQQYKGFVAQLRANAATAAVNEALDISLIADKAFQNSAGADATAAMLARLNVVDGIFAEQVGVLLLPTELRLAPSSPDPFTATEAGTLLEQLADYRESIPAVRAAGLAHLMTGKNLDGDTIGIAFVDSLCKAHEGVSLSDSEQGAFYSALVMAHEIGHNFGARHDGVEGVCASTPQNWLMSPTLNGSTEFSACSLSSMAASIAAARGICIGSANYVDVALVLPPSPYETQTTGTFSLPMTLRSIGNRIGTHVELEVTFPSWYSLTGATLAGANCSVASGVITCALADVAVGEERALDLRVTGSTVGSFSVQAVLTVEDDFVTGNNSGLVLVGLQSGVDLGVTITPSVSTAFVNDVVDYTVDVLSRGTQDSHGGRVLINLGGIPIESFNGGPHTCVIEVSSDGILNCQLADIAVGTSTRITLRGRANIARIANGSATLNVPNDSNAGNDQARARVDVSAEREVRISVSTEELRAVIGTSYELTYTLDVVGRLPSQNARFLLQLPYQGVVESVTTPSITCAPVPDFIACDFGTLNPGDVRTVVVRFHMIADATSTLYASARWANGADIAYSGVFTWVYASLAVDVAAVVGNSFGVVEGAIASSAFQVVSEGVNPAQNVTATIELAAPLRLLTLGFNNGPSGWTCALLTSQRGRCTGSFPGGALSNQISATMGFTFVSDTAVDGDATITVTATDDGDPTNNVAHATLQVRPIVDIGISGPLAARMLLTGQTTTVDATITTGRNPVVGARLVPGVADASVALDSLSIGGVDCPQAQIGMPCELGTLPANSVIPVRAVFRAVTGGRNTISVLDVYPDRDSNQLNNSLVVTILTADATDIQLSVAQTSVTANNGAALRFPLITITNGAALSLDITVDIPLPPFVTVNAISSSEILCSGTTTLQCTLLSLSPNTSRNIDIAMTATATGTFTSNVVLRGFNDSTPGNNAVSAVFTVNAAPSSGGGGGGSAGGSGGGGGGRIEWLLLVLLTTLAMRRGKSARG; this comes from the coding sequence ATGCGAGCAGTCTTCGCCATCGCGGTTGGGTTAATGTCATGGGTGGTTTCCCCGGGCGTCGCGCGCGCCGCATCGCAGATGCAGATCAAGTTCGCCGAGCCCGTGACGCTGCCTGCGGCCGAAGGCAAAACCCAGTTCGATGCCTATGGACGGCGGTTCGCACTGACACTCGAAAGCAATGCCCGGCTGCTCAAGGCCATTCCGGCCGCGCGCAAGGCAAGTTTTGCCCAGACGCGCGTTCTGCGCGGAAAACTCGACGAGGTGCCGGGCTCGTGGGTGCGGTTGACGCGTGTCGGCACGCGTCTCGAAGGCGCGATCTGGGACGGTAACGACGTCTACGTCGTTGCCAGTTACGGCAGCATCGCCGGCAAACTCACGACGCCTTTCGCGGCGGCGGCGGACCAGACGGTTGTCTACCGCCTCTCGGATACGCTGAACGGGTTGCCGCCGGAATTTTGCGGCCTCGTGGATGGGGGCGGCACGGCCGCTGCCGCCGGAGATTCGGGGCTGCAGCAGTACAAGGGTTTCGTGGCACAGCTGCGCGCCAATGCCGCGACGGCCGCCGTCAACGAAGCACTCGACATATCGTTGATCGCGGACAAGGCCTTTCAGAATTCAGCCGGCGCCGATGCAACCGCGGCGATGCTCGCGCGACTGAACGTCGTCGACGGAATTTTTGCCGAGCAGGTCGGCGTGCTGCTCCTGCCAACCGAGCTGCGTCTCGCGCCCTCGAGTCCCGACCCGTTTACCGCGACAGAAGCCGGCACGCTGCTCGAACAGCTCGCGGACTATCGCGAGTCGATACCGGCGGTGCGCGCGGCGGGTCTCGCACACCTGATGACCGGCAAGAACCTCGATGGCGACACCATCGGCATCGCGTTCGTCGATTCGCTTTGCAAGGCGCACGAGGGCGTGTCGCTGAGCGATTCCGAGCAGGGAGCGTTCTACTCCGCACTCGTCATGGCGCACGAGATCGGCCACAACTTCGGCGCGCGTCACGATGGCGTCGAAGGTGTTTGCGCGAGCACGCCGCAGAACTGGCTCATGTCGCCCACGCTGAACGGCAGCACGGAGTTTTCCGCGTGCAGTTTGAGTTCGATGGCGGCCTCGATCGCTGCCGCCCGCGGCATCTGCATCGGCTCGGCGAACTACGTGGACGTCGCGCTCGTACTGCCGCCCTCACCGTACGAGACGCAAACGACCGGCACATTCTCGCTGCCCATGACGCTGCGTTCGATCGGCAATCGCATCGGCACCCATGTCGAGCTCGAAGTCACATTTCCCTCTTGGTATTCGTTGACTGGCGCGACGCTCGCGGGCGCGAACTGCAGTGTCGCAAGCGGCGTGATCACCTGCGCGCTCGCCGATGTCGCCGTCGGCGAAGAACGGGCGCTGGATTTGCGCGTCACCGGAAGTACGGTCGGCAGTTTTTCCGTTCAGGCGGTGCTCACCGTCGAGGACGATTTCGTCACGGGCAATAACTCGGGTCTCGTGCTGGTGGGGCTCCAGTCGGGTGTGGACCTCGGAGTGACGATCACCCCGAGCGTTTCGACGGCGTTTGTAAACGACGTAGTCGACTACACCGTCGACGTCTTGTCCCGCGGAACGCAGGACTCGCACGGCGGCCGGGTCTTGATCAACCTCGGCGGCATACCGATCGAGTCGTTCAACGGTGGGCCCCACACCTGCGTCATCGAAGTGTCTTCTGACGGGATACTGAATTGCCAGCTCGCCGACATCGCCGTCGGGACATCGACGCGCATCACGCTGCGCGGCCGCGCGAACATCGCCCGCATCGCGAACGGGAGCGCGACTCTGAACGTGCCTAACGATTCGAACGCCGGCAACGACCAAGCCAGGGCTCGCGTCGACGTGAGCGCGGAGCGCGAAGTGCGCATCAGCGTCTCCACCGAAGAGCTGCGCGCCGTCATCGGTACCTCGTACGAGCTTACGTACACACTGGACGTGGTCGGCCGGCTTCCCTCGCAGAATGCGCGCTTCTTGCTGCAACTGCCGTATCAGGGTGTGGTCGAGTCCGTGACGACACCGTCGATCACCTGCGCACCAGTGCCGGACTTCATCGCCTGCGACTTCGGCACGCTGAATCCGGGCGACGTCCGAACCGTCGTGGTGCGGTTCCACATGATCGCTGACGCCACGTCGACCCTCTATGCAAGCGCGCGCTGGGCCAACGGAGCGGACATCGCGTATTCGGGCGTGTTCACCTGGGTGTATGCGAGCCTCGCCGTCGACGTCGCCGCGGTCGTGGGGAATTCCTTCGGAGTTGTAGAAGGCGCGATCGCAAGCTCCGCGTTCCAGGTCGTAAGCGAGGGCGTGAATCCGGCCCAGAACGTGACCGCGACCATCGAACTCGCGGCACCTCTGCGCCTGTTGACTCTCGGGTTCAACAATGGCCCCTCGGGGTGGACGTGTGCGCTGCTCACGTCGCAGCGCGGGCGCTGCACCGGATCATTTCCTGGCGGCGCTCTGTCAAACCAGATAAGCGCCACCATGGGCTTCACCTTCGTCTCCGACACGGCCGTCGACGGGGACGCGACGATCACAGTGACCGCCACCGACGACGGTGATCCGACCAACAATGTCGCGCACGCCACGCTGCAAGTGCGGCCCATCGTGGATATCGGAATAAGCGGGCCCCTCGCGGCACGAATGCTGCTGACCGGCCAAACTACTACCGTCGATGCCACCATCACCACCGGCAGGAATCCGGTGGTGGGAGCCAGGTTGGTTCCGGGTGTAGCCGATGCCTCGGTGGCGCTCGATTCCCTGAGCATCGGCGGCGTGGATTGCCCGCAGGCGCAGATCGGCATGCCGTGCGAGCTCGGAACCCTGCCCGCGAATTCCGTGATCCCCGTCAGGGCCGTGTTCCGCGCCGTCACCGGCGGGAGAAACACGATTTCTGTGCTCGACGTCTACCCGGATCGCGATTCAAATCAGCTCAACAACAGCCTCGTGGTAACCATCCTCACGGCCGACGCGACCGACATCCAGCTGTCGGTCGCACAGACCAGCGTGACCGCGAACAACGGTGCCGCGCTGCGTTTTCCGCTGATCACGATAACCAACGGTGCCGCGCTCTCGCTCGACATCACCGTGGATATCCCGTTGCCGCCGTTCGTCACGGTGAACGCCATATCGTCAAGCGAAATCCTGTGCAGCGGCACCACGACCCTGCAATGCACGTTGCTCTCCCTCTCACCGAACACCTCGCGCAACATCGACATCGCCATGACCGCGACGGCGACCGGCACTTTCACTAGCAATGTCGTGCTGCGCGGCTTCAACGATTCAACGCCCGGCAACAACGCTGTCTCCGCGGTTTTCACCGTGAACGCAGCGCCGTCTTCCGGAGGCGGTGGTGG
- a CDS encoding VOC family protein, whose protein sequence is MLDHTGIVVTDLPKARAFYDAVAKALGLGITQPHKDFFLLGRGPGEIPYLWIGTLRPSYWIEGSRAGINQMHVAFAAKDHATVDEFHRAALAAGGRDNGKPGPRQGGDKYYGAFVLDPDGNNIEAVARN, encoded by the coding sequence ATGCTCGACCACACCGGCATCGTCGTCACCGATCTACCCAAGGCCCGCGCCTTCTACGACGCGGTCGCCAAAGCGCTCGGGCTCGGCATCACGCAGCCTCACAAGGATTTCTTCTTGTTAGGCCGTGGCCCGGGTGAAATTCCCTACCTGTGGATCGGCACGTTGCGTCCGTCGTACTGGATCGAAGGCTCGCGCGCGGGCATCAACCAGATGCACGTCGCGTTCGCGGCGAAGGATCACGCGACGGTCGACGAGTTCCACCGCGCGGCGCTGGCCGCCGGCGGCCGCGACAACGGCAAGCCCGGCCCGCGCCAAGGCGGCGACAAGTACTACGGCGCTTTCGTCCTCGACCCGGACGGCAACAACATCGAGGCCGTCGCCCGCAACTGA